One window from the genome of Helicobacter pylori encodes:
- a CDS encoding TonB-dependent receptor, producing MLRNKFRIVFVSCIVASSLQAQEKTHTLGKVTTKGERTFEYNNKMYIDRKELQQRQSNQVRDIFRTRADVNVASGGLMAQKIYVRGIETRLLRVTIDGVAQNGNIFHHDANTVIDPNMIKEVEVIKGAANASAGPGAVAGKLSFTTIDANDFLRKNQTYGAKAEAAFYTNFGYRMNATAAYRGKNWDILAYYNHQNIFYYRDGNNAFRDLFHPNYDLQDPSNSEMSVGTPSEVNSVLAKINGYINETDSISVSYNLTRDNSTRLLRPNTTSALSKANDPGSQPAPFVIDFGKELAHTINFNHNLSLKYKHEGGPNFNQPRVESTAFLGVRGGNYNPVVNPFAYNSNEPANPDYIPEVKEWCNNPDNISQCTQGAIRPSNGGYQIGYGAPNSINWQGDSDSSGGAQAGYGQLSATMLSTSANVYHGLVPKNPDYDMTPPNAQNPSANDWTLGNADAEGTLARRIFLINSGVNFKVTHPISEDYGNVFEYGMIYQNLSVFSGLDKGKNGFYKNNIDPNDPNGPGLPYRHYYTDQSSQYPQNLNTPNPLYRNMPQNSHAIGNIIGGFMQANYNILSNVIVGAGTRYDIYTLLDKNGRTHVTSGFSPSATVLYNPIESIGLKVSYAYVTKGALPGDGVLMRDPTVIYQRNLRPAIGQNVEFNVDFNSKYFNVRGAAFYQVINNFINSYGQDTSKNGGGNATAKNMSGNLPETINIYGYEVSGNVRYKNFLGTFSVARSWPTARGHLLADTYALAATTGNVFILKADYDVRRWGLTLTWLSRFVTNMYYEGYSIYYPQYGLIKIHKPGYGVHNVFINWTPTSKKWQGLRISAVFNNILNKQYVDQTSVFQASADAPASDMIPKGKRMALPAPGFNARFEVSYQF from the coding sequence ATGCTTAGAAATAAATTTCGTATCGTGTTTGTCTCTTGTATTGTCGCTAGCAGTTTGCAAGCTCAAGAAAAAACCCACACTTTGGGTAAGGTAACCACTAAGGGTGAAAGGACTTTTGAATACAACAATAAAATGTATATTGACAGAAAAGAGCTCCAACAACGCCAAAGCAACCAAGTCCGTGATATTTTTAGGACCAGAGCGGATGTGAATGTGGCTAGTGGGGGCTTAATGGCGCAAAAAATCTATGTTAGGGGGATTGAAACGCGCCTTTTAAGGGTAACAATAGATGGCGTCGCTCAAAATGGTAACATTTTCCACCATGACGCTAACACCGTGATCGATCCTAATATGATTAAAGAAGTGGAAGTGATTAAGGGGGCGGCGAACGCTTCAGCAGGCCCTGGCGCGGTGGCGGGTAAATTGTCTTTCACCACGATTGACGCTAACGACTTCTTAAGAAAGAATCAAACTTATGGGGCTAAAGCGGAAGCGGCCTTTTACACCAACTTCGGGTATCGCATGAACGCTACAGCAGCCTATCGTGGTAAAAATTGGGACATTCTCGCTTATTACAACCATCAAAATATTTTTTACTATAGAGACGGGAACAACGCTTTTAGGGATCTCTTCCACCCTAACTACGATTTACAAGATCCAAGCAATAGCGAAATGAGCGTAGGGACTCCGAGCGAAGTCAATAGCGTTTTAGCCAAAATTAATGGCTATATCAACGAAACCGATAGCATTAGCGTGAGCTACAATCTCACACGAGACAATTCTACAAGGCTTTTACGCCCTAACACCACTTCAGCCCTCTCCAAAGCCAATGACCCAGGAAGCCAGCCAGCCCCCTTTGTGATTGACTTTGGGAAAGAATTAGCCCATACGATCAACTTCAACCACAATTTGAGTCTGAAATACAAGCATGAAGGCGGCCCTAATTTTAACCAGCCGCGCGTTGAATCCACTGCCTTTTTAGGGGTAAGGGGAGGGAATTATAACCCTGTGGTGAATCCTTTCGCTTACAATTCTAACGAGCCGGCTAACCCAGATTATATCCCTGAAGTTAAGGAGTGGTGTAATAACCCGGACAATATCAGCCAATGCACGCAAGGGGCTATCAGGCCTTCTAATGGAGGCTATCAAATAGGCTATGGTGCGCCTAACTCTATTAATTGGCAAGGGGATAGCGATTCTAGTGGAGGGGCGCAAGCAGGGTATGGGCAGCTTAGCGCTACCATGCTTTCTACAAGCGCGAATGTTTATCATGGGCTTGTCCCTAAAAACCCTGATTATGACATGACCCCCCCTAACGCTCAAAACCCTAGCGCGAACGATTGGACTTTAGGGAATGCGGACGCTGAGGGGACTTTAGCCAGAAGGATTTTCTTAATCAACTCAGGCGTTAATTTTAAAGTAACCCACCCCATTAGCGAAGATTACGGGAATGTGTTTGAATACGGCATGATTTATCAAAACCTGAGCGTTTTCTCTGGATTGGATAAAGGCAAAAACGGCTTTTATAAAAACAACATTGATCCTAACGACCCTAACGGGCCGGGCTTGCCTTACCGCCATTACTACACCGATCAAAGCTCTCAATACCCTCAAAATCTCAACACCCCTAACCCGCTCTATCGTAACATGCCCCAAAATTCGCATGCGATCGGCAATATCATCGGAGGGTTTATGCAAGCGAACTACAATATTTTAAGCAATGTGATCGTGGGTGCGGGAACTCGTTATGATATTTACACTTTGCTAGACAAAAACGGCCGCACGCATGTAACTTCTGGTTTTTCGCCTTCTGCAACCGTGCTTTATAACCCCATTGAAAGCATTGGCTTGAAAGTGAGCTATGCGTATGTAACTAAGGGGGCTTTGCCTGGCGATGGCGTTTTGATGCGCGATCCTACGGTGATTTATCAAAGGAATTTGCGCCCTGCGATCGGTCAAAATGTGGAATTCAATGTGGATTTCAACAGCAAGTATTTCAATGTGCGCGGGGCAGCGTTCTATCAAGTCATCAATAACTTCATCAACAGCTACGGGCAAGACACTTCTAAAAATGGTGGGGGTAATGCGACCGCAAAAAACATGTCAGGGAATTTACCCGAAACCATTAATATCTATGGTTATGAAGTTTCAGGAAATGTGAGGTATAAGAATTTCTTAGGGACTTTCTCAGTGGCTCGCTCTTGGCCAACGGCTAGGGGGCATTTATTAGCGGACACTTACGCTCTAGCTGCAACGACTGGGAATGTGTTTATCTTAAAAGCCGATTATGATGTTCGCAGGTGGGGACTTACTTTAACCTGGCTCTCACGCTTTGTAACTAACATGTATTATGAAGGCTATTCTATCTATTACCCGCAATACGGCTTGATAAAAATCCATAAACCCGGGTATGGCGTGCATAATGTCTTTATCAACTGGACCCCTACTTCTAAAAAATGGCAGGGTTTAAGGATTTCAGCCGTGTTTAACAATATCTTAAACAAGCAATATGTGGATCAAACTTCTGTGTTTCAAGCGAGTGCGGACGCTCCAGCGAGCGATATGATCCCCAAAGGCAAGCGCATGGCACTCCCTGCCCCTGGATTTAACGCGCGTTTTGAGGTATCCTATCAGTTCTAA
- a CDS encoding Plug domain-containing protein, with the protein MKTIFSFFFLVIILKANPINPLLEPLYFPSYAQFLNLEPHFVIKKKRTYRPFQWGNTIIIKRHDLEERQSNQPSDIFRQNAEINVSSQTFLRGMSSASSRIVIDSVAQ; encoded by the coding sequence ATGAAAACGATCTTTAGCTTCTTTTTTCTCGTTATTATTTTAAAAGCAAACCCCATAAACCCTTTATTAGAGCCGTTATATTTCCCAAGTTACGCGCAATTTTTAAATTTAGAACCTCATTTTGTCATTAAAAAAAAGCGCACTTATAGGCCCTTCCAATGGGGGAATACCATCATTATCAAACGCCATGACTTAGAAGAGCGCCAAAGCAACCAGCCAAGCGATATTTTCCGCCAAAACGCCGAAATCAATGTGTCTTCTCAAACTTTTTTAAGGGGCATGAGCAGCGCTTCTTCACGAATAGTGATCGATTCAGTCGCTCAGTAA
- a CDS encoding FolB domain-containing protein, with amino-acid sequence MKIKQGVHVHNLVFETILGILEFERLKPQKISVNLDLFYTELPNKAYLDYIKIQELIQKMMQENQYLLIEDALKDLSHALKTRYSEISELHLKISKLEISPNSQVGASVKICYENDL; translated from the coding sequence ATGAAAATTAAACAAGGCGTTCATGTCCATAACTTGGTGTTTGAAACGATTTTGGGGATTTTAGAGTTTGAACGCTTAAAACCCCAAAAAATAAGCGTGAATTTGGATCTTTTCTACACAGAGTTACCCAATAAGGCTTATTTAGATTACATAAAAATCCAAGAGCTTATTCAAAAAATGATGCAAGAAAACCAATATCTTCTCATTGAAGACGCCCTGAAAGATTTGAGCCATGCTTTAAAAACGCGCTATAGTGAAATCTCTGAGCTTCATTTAAAAATCAGCAAGTTAGAAATTTCTCCAAATTCTCAAGTGGGAGCGAGCGTGAAAATTTGCTATGAAAACGATCTTTAG
- the plsY gene encoding glycerol-3-phosphate 1-O-acyltransferase PlsY codes for MEGVLNFLTNINVIFTLLGYLIGGIPFGYALMKIFYGMDITKIGSGGIGATNVLRALQSKGVSNAKQMALLVLILDLFKGMFAVFLSKLFGLDYSLQWMVAIASILGHCYSPFLNFNGGKGVSTIMGSVVLLIPIESLIGLTVWFFVGKVLKISSLASILGVGTATVLIFFVPYMHIPDSVNILKEVGTQTPMVLIFIFTLIKHAGNIFNLLAGKEKKVL; via the coding sequence ATGGAAGGCGTTTTAAATTTCCTAACCAATATCAATGTGATTTTCACCCTTTTGGGCTATCTGATTGGGGGGATTCCTTTTGGCTATGCGTTAATGAAAATCTTTTATGGCATGGATATTACTAAAATCGGATCGGGGGGCATTGGTGCGACGAATGTCTTGCGCGCTTTACAAAGTAAGGGCGTGAGTAACGCTAAACAAATGGCCTTATTAGTCTTAATCTTGGATCTCTTCAAAGGCATGTTTGCGGTGTTTTTGAGCAAATTGTTTGGGTTGGATTACAGTTTGCAATGGATGGTCGCTATCGCTAGCATTTTAGGGCATTGTTATTCGCCTTTTTTGAATTTCAATGGAGGCAAGGGCGTTTCTACGATCATGGGCTCTGTGGTGTTGCTCATCCCTATTGAAAGCCTCATCGGCTTGACGGTGTGGTTTTTTGTGGGTAAGGTGCTTAAAATCTCTTCACTCGCTAGCATTCTAGGGGTAGGCACAGCGACTGTTCTTATCTTTTTTGTGCCTTATATGCATATCCCAGACAGCGTCAATATCCTTAAAGAAGTCGGCACGCAAACGCCTATGGTGCTTATTTTTATTTTTACCCTTATCAAGCATGCGGGCAATATTTTTAATTTATTAGCCGGCAAGGAAAAGAAAGTCTTATGA